Genomic window (Euzebya sp.):
GAGCACCTGCTGCCGCTCATGCTGGGCGCCGCCGGCCGGCTCGCGAAGTACGGCGCCTGACCATCCTCCCCCCTCCGTCGCCTGGCCGAGGGCGAATGGATTCGACACCGTCGTCTTGGCGTCCGTGGATGGATTCGACATCCAGAGGTCCCAGGGCTTCGCACCCACAGGGACGAGAGTGCACCCGTGAGCAGAGAGTGAACTCCTGAGTGCCGCCACCCTCCCCCGTGGGCCCGGCACGGTGTCGAATCCATCCCGCGGGGCGGTCCCACCCCTCCACCTGGGTGTCGAATCCATCCGCGGTGGACGTGGGACCAGAGCCGCGGGCGGGATCCGGCCGGCCGGGGAGGGGCGGCGATACGGTCGGGGGGTGCCCACCACCTCGGTCGGATCCGGTGACGTCCTCGCGGACCGTCGCCTGGTCGAGCTGCTGGGCAGCGGGGGGGAGGGGGAGGTGTGGCTCGCGGTCCGGCCCGACGGGTCGCGCTGCGCCCTGAAGCTGGTCCGGCCCGAGGTCCTGCCGGCCGCCGATGAGGTCCGCCGCCGCGGTCGCTGGCTGGTCCGCATCGACCACCCCTCCCTCGTCCGGGTCAGCCGTGGGGGCCGGTTCACGGGGGGCCTGCTCGCCGGCTGGGGCTTCGTCGAGATGGACCTCGTCGAGGGTCCCTCCCTGCAGGCCGTCGGCCCGCTGCCCGACGCGCTCGAGCGGTTGGCCGGCGTCGCCGACGCGCTGGACCTGCTCCACGCAGGCGCGTGGTCCGACGGGGTGCCGCTCGTCCACCGCGACGTCAAGCCGGGCAACCTGATCGCCGCCGACGGCGGGCTGGTCCTGGTCGACCCGTCCACCATGCGGGGGCTCGACACCCGCGAACTGACCCGCGTCGGGACCCCCGCCTACACCGCCCCGGAGGTCGCCACCGGCCGGTTCGGTCCCCTGGTCGACGTCTACTCCCTGGCCGCCACCGCGGCGGCGCTGCTGACCGGCGCCCGCGGCGCGGCGCTGTCGCGGATCATCGCCGACCCGTGGGGCCACGACCTCCCCGATGCGGTCTGCGCCGCTCTGGACCGCGATCCCGCCCGCCGGCCCGGCACCTGCGCGGCGGTGGTGGAGGGCCGTGTCGACGCCGTCCGCGACATCACCGACCGGGACGTCACATCCGACCCGGCCGGCCCCGGGGCACCTGCCGGTGGACCGTCGTGGGCCGTGCCCGCCCTCGCCGTGATCTCCCTCGCCCCCGCCGTCGCCTGGGCGCTGCGCCAGTCCCGGCCCACGCTGGTCGCCGACGCCGCGGTGGTCGGGACCGCCGTGGCCGCCGTCGCGGTCCACCTGCTGGTGCAGCTGGCCGCCGGCCGGGCGGCCATGGGGCTGTTCGCGCCGCCGTGGGCCTGGGGCGACCTGATCGCCGGGCTCGGGTCGCCACGTCGGCGCCGAGCCCGGGGGCCGTGGCCGCCGGACCGTCGGACCACGTGGCTGGCCGACACCGTGGCCGGCACGATCCTGGCTGCCGTCGGCGGTGTCGCGGCCGTCGTCATCGCGGACCTACCCCCGGCGGGCGTACCCGGCGTCGTCGCGGTCGCGCTCGCGCTGATCGCGTGGCTGCGACGGCTGGCCGGGATCGTGCGGAGGGTGGCGTGGGCACCGGTCTGGACGCTGACCCTGCCCCTCCGCCTCCTCGGCGGTCTGCCCCGCGCCGTGGTCGGCGGGGACCGCTGACCACACCGACGGCGAACCCGGGGGAACACCTGTGAGGCGCACGGCGTTGACCCCCGGCGGCCGAGCGCCCATCGGCCCTTGACCTGAAGTCCACTTCAACTCCTACCGTCTGCGGGGATGCCCACGCCACCCGACCACGCGCCCCTCCCCACCCGGTTGCGCCACCACCCCCTGGTGCGGCTGGTGGGTCGGCTGCGCCCGATCCGCTGGCAGGCGGCCGGCGCCTACGGGGCGATGCTGGCGGCGAGCGGCATCGCGCTGGTCGTCCCCCTCGCGCTGCGCGACGTCGTCGACGCCGCCATCGGCCAGCGGGAGGGCGCGCTAGCGTTCCTCCCCGACGCGTTGGACGCCCGCGAGCGGCTGGTGTGGGGCGCGGGCGCCATCGTCGCGCTGGCGCTGCTCCGGGCGGTCGTGTCGTTCTGGCAGCGCTACGGGACCGCGTGGGTCGGCCGGACCATCGCGACGGACCTGCGCGGCGACCTGATGGCCCACCTCCTCGACGCCGAGATGGGCTTCCACGACTCCGCCAGCGTCGGCCAGCTCATGACCCGCGTCACCGACGACACCGAGCAGGTCCGGGCGTTCGCCGCCACCGGCGTGGCGGACCTCGCGAACATCCTCGCGCTGCTCGTCGGCACCTCCGCGCTGCTGTGGTCGGTCGACGGGACCCTCGCGCCGATCGCCCTCGGCGCCGTACCGATCGTCGCCGCGCTCGCGCTGTGGGGCGCCCGGCTGCTGGTGCCCCGGTTCAAGGCCGTCCAGCAGGCTCGCGGGGGCCTGTCAGCCCGGCTCCAGGAGGCGCTCACCCAGGTCCGCATCGTCCAGGCGTTCCGGGCCGAGCGGCGCACCTCCGCCGCCTACGACGCCGACAACGAGGTCGTCTTCGACCGCCGCATGTCCATGGCGCGGGTCTTCACCACCGCCTTCCCCGCGATGAGCGCGGTCATGGGGCTCGCGACGGCGCTCGTCCTCCTGGTCGGCGGCGGCCGGGTCGCGGACGGCCGGACCACGGTCGGCACGATCGCCGCGTTCTTCACCTACATCGTCCTGCTCGGCGAGCCGGTGCGGCGCCTCGGGTTCCTCCTGAACCTGGCCTCGCGGGCCAACGCCTCGGCGGCGAGGGTCTACGAGCTGCTCGACCGCCCGACCGCGATCCCCGCCGGCGACGAGGTCGAGCCCGACGCCGGCTGGCAGGGGAGGGTCCGCTGGGAGGGGGTGTCCTTCGCCTTCGGCGACGCCCCGGTGCTGCGCGACGTCGACCTGACGATCGAGCCGGGCGAGCACGTCGCCGTCGTCGGCCGCTCGGGCAGCGGCAAGACCGCGCTCGTGTCGCTGCTGACCCGGCTGTACGACCCCGACGGGGGGCGGGTCACGATCGACGGGATCGACCTGGCCACCCTGTCCGGCGCGGCGCGGAGCCGCGCGGTCGCCGCCGTGGAGCAGGAGGCCTTCCTGTTCTCCGCCTCCGTCGCGGACAACATCCGGTTCTCGCGCCCGGACGCCGACGACGACGCCGTGCGCGCCG
Coding sequences:
- a CDS encoding ABC transporter ATP-binding protein gives rise to the protein MPTPPDHAPLPTRLRHHPLVRLVGRLRPIRWQAAGAYGAMLAASGIALVVPLALRDVVDAAIGQREGALAFLPDALDARERLVWGAGAIVALALLRAVVSFWQRYGTAWVGRTIATDLRGDLMAHLLDAEMGFHDSASVGQLMTRVTDDTEQVRAFAATGVADLANILALLVGTSALLWSVDGTLAPIALGAVPIVAALALWGARLLVPRFKAVQQARGGLSARLQEALTQVRIVQAFRAERRTSAAYDADNEVVFDRRMSMARVFTTAFPAMSAVMGLATALVLLVGGGRVADGRTTVGTIAAFFTYIVLLGEPVRRLGFLLNLASRANASAARVYELLDRPTAIPAGDEVEPDAGWQGRVRWEGVSFAFGDAPVLRDVDLTIEPGEHVAVVGRSGSGKTALVSLLTRLYDPDGGRVTIDGIDLATLSGAARSRAVAAVEQEAFLFSASVADNIRFSRPDADDDAVRAAGRLAGVEAFAVDLPDGWDTVVGERGVTLSGGQRQRVALARALLVGAPVLVLDDAVSAVDARTERTIRAALAERSAEGRGPTTISVAQRLSTILAADRIVVLDRGRVVEQGTHAELVDAEGPYAAMFREALHLGVPVGSDAEDAPLLGGRP